In the genome of uncultured Pseudomonas sp., the window GGCCAAGGCGGCGAGTTCGGCATGGTGCTTGTCGCGGCCCGCCACATAGCTGTAACCGGTACAGCCATCGGCCAGGCGCACCACGCAACGGGTCACGGTCATTTCACCGAGGTTGAACGGGCTGCCGGTGCCGCCCATGCGCCCACGCACCAGGGTCATGCCGATTTCCGGCGCGCGAATCAGGCGGTACTCGGTCTCTTTCAAGGCCGATTCATAGGCCGCCAAGCGGGTGCCGGCACGAGCCAGCACGCCCATCCAGCGCTGACGTGTGGCGATTTGCGGGTCGCTGTGCAGCAGGTTGCGGTTCATCACAGAGCTCCATCAAAGAACGAGCAGGAACGGCAAGCACGCGGCGCGGCGGGCCGATACCCCCAGCGCCACCGGCTGGCCAGCCAGGTCGCGGAAAAACACTTGCACGCGCAGTAGCCGTGTTCGCGGTACGCCGACTCGGCTTGTTCAGGCAGGTGCATGGGTTAGAACGGGTAGCCGGCGGCGTCAGATAAACTGCTTGCGCAGGCGTTGGGAGAGGATGTCGAGCACGCTCACCACCAGGATGATCACCAGCAGCAAGGCGCAGGTCTGGGCAAACTGGAAGCCGCGAATCGCCTCCCAGAGGATCACCCCAATACCACCCGCGCCGACCATGCCGACCACAGTGGCCGAACGCACGTTGGACTCGAAGCGGTACAGCGAGTAGGAGATCCACAACGGCAGCACCTGCGGGATGACCCCGTAGATCACTTCCTGCAAAGCACTGGCACCGGTTGCCCGCACCCCTTCGACCGGGCCGGGATCAATCGCCTCTACCGCCTCGGCAAACAACTTGGCCAACACCCCGGTGGTGCCGATAAACAGCGCCAGCACCCCGGCGAATGGCCCCAGCCCCACCGCCACCACGAAGAGCATGGCGAAGACCATTTCATTGATCGAACGGCAGGCATCCATCAGCCGTCGAGTCGGCTGGTAGACCCACCAGGGCACGATGTTTTCGGCGCTGAGAATGCCCAGCGGAATGGCGCAGACAATCGCCAGCACCGTGCCCCAGAGGGCGATCTGCACGGTGACGATCATCTCCTTGAGGTACAGCTCCCAGTTGCTGAAATCCGGCGGAAAGAAGTCCGCGGCAAAGGTCGCCATGTTGCTGGAGTCGCGAATCAGGCCCAGCGGATTCATCTCCGCGCCCTGCCAGGACCAGGCCAGCACGGCAAAAAACAGCCCCCAGCCAATCAACTGCGGCCAGGAACGCTTGGCCGATAGCTCAGCCGCAGGTGCGGTAGTCAAAGTGGTCATAACGACATCTCAAATGAGCGACAAAGGTCAGCGGCCCGCCTGCAGGCGAGCCGCCCCGAGCCATCAACCGGCGCTGGCTGGGCTCTGCTTGGCGATTTCAGCCAGACGCTTTTCCAGCTTGGTCAACTCGCTATCCAGCTCTTTGAGCTGCGCTTGCTTGTCGCTGTCCGACAGCTTGTCGTTGTTCGCCACTTCGGTGCGCTGCTTAAACAGTTCCAGCTGGCGAATCGGCAGCAGCTGATCGTCATCCGAGGCCTTGAACTTGGCCCACTGCAGGCCTTCCAGCACCTTCAGTTCAGCCGCCTGGTCGCCGTAGCTCATGAAGAACTCGCGCAGCGTGTTCTTGGTGGCATCATCGAGGTTCTTGCGCCAGACCAGCGGGTCAGACGGAATCAGCGGCGAGGTCCAGATCACCTTCAGCTGGGCGGCCTTGTCTGGCGCGGTCACTTCAAGACGCTCCATGCCTTCACTGTTGAAGGTGCCGACATCGACCTGCTTGTTGGCCACCGACAGCGCGTTGACTTCATGGCTGCCATTGAGTGAGCGTTTGAAGATCTTGTTGGCGTCGGCATTGTTCTGCGCGAACACGTAATAACCCGGCACCAAGTAACCCGAGGTGGAGTTCGGGTCACCGTTGGCGAAGGTCAGGTCTTTGGCGTTTTTCAGCATGTCCTCGATTGAATTAATCGGGCTGTCCTTATGCGCCACCATCAGGCTGTAATAACCCTGCGAACCATTGGCCGCGACAGTCTGGGCGAACACCTGACCGCCAGCCCGGTCCACGGCTTCCATCGCCGATTTGTTGCCATACCAGGCCATGTCGACCTTGTCGAAGCGCATGCCCTGGATGATTCCGGCGTAGTCAGGGGCGAAGAAGGCATTGATCTTCATGCCGGTCTGCTGGCTCATGTCCGCCAGGAAGGGGTCCCACAAGGTCTTGAGGTTCTGCGAGGACTCGGTGGAGATGATGCCGAAGTTGATCTCCTGCTCAGCGGCCTGAGCAGCACCGAGAACCGAGCCGGCCAGCAGCGTGGACGCGACAAATACACGACTGATACGTTTGAACATGCAAAGCACTCCTAGTGCGAATGGACAGATAGGGATTGGCCTAACAGCAGACGTGACTCAGGCCTTGGCCAGAGCCAGCGGTACGTTCTGAATGTGGGGGCGGTGCGCGTTCTCGATTGGCAGCCGCTCTACTGCAAGCTCGGCACCATAGAGATCGTTGAGGAAGTTGGGATGCAGCTCGGCCGCGGCGCCGTCGAAATGAATACGCCCTGCTTTCAACGCCACGGCGCGCTGGCAATAGCGCATGGCGTAATCCACTTGATGCAGGGTGACCACCACGGTGGTGCCGTCTTCACGGTTGATGTCGGCAAGAATCTGCATAACCTTGCGCGCCGACTCGGGGTCGAGCGAGGCGATCGGTTCATCGGCCAGAATCACCTTCGCGCGCTGGCACAAGGCGCGGGCAATCGCCACGCGTTGTTGCTGGCCGCCGGACAGGGTCGACGCCCGCTGCTGCGCCAGGTCAGCCAAACCCACCCGAGCCAGCGCCTGCATCGCGCGCTGCTGTTCTTCGGCACTGAATAGGCCGACGCTGCCCCGCCAGCGCGGCATACGCCCCAGGCAACCGAGCAGGACGTTCTGCAGCACGCTGATACGACCGACCAGGTTGAACTGCTGAAAGATGTAACCGATATCCGCACGCAGGCGGCGCACTTCGCCATTCAGCCGACCCTCTGCCTGCACCTCGCGCCCGAGCACCTGAACCTTGCCGCCAGCTGCGCGGTCACAGCAGGCCAAGCCGGCGACATGGCGCAGCAGGGTTGATTTGCCCGAGCCTGACGCGCCGATCAGCGCGACCATCTCACCGGGCTCAACGGACAGCGCCAGATCAAACAGCGCCTGTTTACGGCCGAACGTCTTGTTCAGGCTCTCAACCCGGATCACTGCGCTCATGGAATGCCTCCTTTATTAACGGTTACACCGCGGCATGCAGCCGCCTTCTGGTGTAGACCAAGGTAGACACCCCCTGTGTCAGGCCGGTTAACGAGCCGTGACACTTACATGACGAGCACTTGCAGCTGTTGCTACTGGTGGGCAATTTTCCTTTTATGCCTAACAAGACGCATTTCCGATCACTGGTGCTGGCCTAACGCCTTTATAAGAAGCAGAATACGCCGTACAATTGACGTCAACTTACAGACAACCGCGACTACTGAGTCACGCGATTGTTTAAGCGGCTTTCTGGCTGAACGCTTAGCGCTGGCAGGAGTCAAACAGGCGACTATGCTATAGCCCATGGCCAGTATCGCTTTCCTGAACTAACCGGTTTAATGTACGCGCCCTATGAAACCAGCACTCTATTCCAGCCGCACCGCTGACAAGTTTGTCGTCCGCCTGCCAGACGGCATGCGTGAGCGCATTGCGGATGTTGCACGCAACCATCACCGCAGCATGAACTCGGAGATCATTGCTCGCCTTGAGCAAAGCATGCTCCAGGAAAGCGCCTTGGGTGATGACCTCAACATGCGCCTGGACAGCCCCGAGCTGTCGCTG includes:
- the phnG gene encoding phosphonate C-P lyase system protein PhnG, yielding MHSDPQIATRQRWMGVLARAGTRLAAYESALKETEYRLIRAPEIGMTLVRGRMGGTGSPFNLGEMTVTRCVVRLADGCTGYSYVAGRDKHHAELAALADAHLQGPEQPHWLSRLIEPLAAAQQTQQAAKAAETATTQVEFFTLVRGED
- the phnE gene encoding phosphonate ABC transporter, permease protein PhnE, whose protein sequence is MTTLTTAPAAELSAKRSWPQLIGWGLFFAVLAWSWQGAEMNPLGLIRDSSNMATFAADFFPPDFSNWELYLKEMIVTVQIALWGTVLAIVCAIPLGILSAENIVPWWVYQPTRRLMDACRSINEMVFAMLFVVAVGLGPFAGVLALFIGTTGVLAKLFAEAVEAIDPGPVEGVRATGASALQEVIYGVIPQVLPLWISYSLYRFESNVRSATVVGMVGAGGIGVILWEAIRGFQFAQTCALLLVIILVVSVLDILSQRLRKQFI
- the phnD gene encoding phosphonate ABC transporter substrate-binding protein — protein: MFKRISRVFVASTLLAGSVLGAAQAAEQEINFGIISTESSQNLKTLWDPFLADMSQQTGMKINAFFAPDYAGIIQGMRFDKVDMAWYGNKSAMEAVDRAGGQVFAQTVAANGSQGYYSLMVAHKDSPINSIEDMLKNAKDLTFANGDPNSTSGYLVPGYYVFAQNNADANKIFKRSLNGSHEVNALSVANKQVDVGTFNSEGMERLEVTAPDKAAQLKVIWTSPLIPSDPLVWRKNLDDATKNTLREFFMSYGDQAAELKVLEGLQWAKFKASDDDQLLPIRQLELFKQRTEVANNDKLSDSDKQAQLKELDSELTKLEKRLAEIAKQSPASAG
- a CDS encoding Arc family DNA-binding protein, whose protein sequence is MKPALYSSRTADKFVVRLPDGMRERIADVARNHHRSMNSEIIARLEQSMLQESALGDDLNMRLDSPELSLHERELLQRFRQLSRRQQNALVALIAHDAEMSNEES